A region of the Carboxydothermus pertinax genome:
GGCAGGAAGTAAAATTGTGACAATCCATGTCTTTTTATCTCTAAAAATGTCCTTTAATTCTTTTTTCAAAACTATGTATACATGCTTAAACTTCAATTTTCTCACCTACCAATTCCATAAATAATTCTTCAAGATTGTCTGTTTTGTATTTCTTCTTTAAATCTTCAATAGTTCCTTCCTCTATAAGTTTTCCTTTATGTATTATACCTATCTTGTCACAGAGCTTTTCTACCTCTGACATGCTGTGGCTTGAGAAAATAATTGTTTTTCCTTCTTCTTTGCAAAACCTTATAAAATCGTGTACTTCTCTTACTGAACCTACATCCAGGCCTGATGTTGGCTCATCAAAAAGCATCACTTTAGGGTCATGTATTATTGACCTCACAATTGACACCTTTTGCTTCATCCCTTTTGAAAGCTTCGCTGCTGGTCTATCAATAAATTCAGTCATATCAAATTTTTGTGCCAATATATCAATTTTTTTATTTGCCTCCTTTTTGTCCATATCGTGAAGTTCTGCAAAATAAAGTATATTTTCCCTTGCAGTAAGCCTGTCATATAAACCGCTTTCTCCTCCAAAAAGTATCCCTACCTCTTTTCTTATCTCTTCCGGTTCTTTTATTAAGTCTTTTCCATTTATAACTGCTATTCCACTTGCAGGCTTAAGCATTGTCGCAAGCATCCTTAAAGTTGTGGTTTTGCCAGCACCATTTTCACCCAAAAGCCCGTATATTTCTCCTTCTTCTGCTATAAAACTTAAATTGTCTACTGCTCTTATGTTTTTAAACACTTTAGTTAAACCATAGACTTCTATCAAAGTCTACACCTCCTTATTTCTCTTGTTTTAGTCTTGGCAGAACCCTTAATCCCTCTTATTTTGTCTTTTATTTAATACAAGTAAAAATATAGCAAATAAAAATAACAAAATATCAAAATATATAACTATATCCTGCCTTACTCCAATAGCTTTTGAAATGCGATCAGATAATGAAGCTGTAGTTGCAATAAGAGAACCAATTACAATAACTAACAAATTTAACTTTTTCATAAATATTCATCCCCAATCTATTTTATAATAAGCTTGTGCTTAATTTGAAAGCCTTAATTTAAGTCATTCCCAAAATGCACTTTTTTGCTATCACTCTTAAATTTTTAACCTTTACATAGAATTTCCACTCTTATTAGTCGAATTATTATATATACACCATAAAATATTTATAAGGAGGAAATTCCACGTGTACCAGCTTCAATTACTCTTGAATATCCCTGAAATCTTTACTTTCCAATCTAAAATTGATTTTTATTCTTCTATATTTAAAAACCTTGCTCTCTCCAATACTTGAATCTCATTCTTCCGGCTCCAGTCGAAAAAGTTATTTTCATCATGCAATGTTTAGAGCTTTTATAGTTATACAGGTATAGTTATGGAGGCTAAACAATTTGGCGAAATTACTAACCTTGTAGACTACCTCCGTAATAACCTTATTATCGCTTATTTCTGTGGCTTTGATTTACTAAATCTATCCCTTCTTGCTGGACTTTCCGCCGCTTTATTAATAACTTTTCCCAAGATTATTTGATTACTTCTTTTATTACTTTAGGTTTGGTTGAGAGTTTTAAACACTGCATATTGCATATCATACATATTCTGGTTTTTGCTTTTGATAGTTTTAACTAATTTTGCACATCTCTATTTTCTAATATTTTAATATTTTTTATTATAGCCATTAACATATGAAGGAAAATAAATAAGATTGTTATTGAAATACATAATTGAATAATGAATATTGATACGGTTTGTAAAAAATCAAAAAAATAATTTAGATTTAAATTTAAGTTTATATTAATATTTTCAAGCACATAACCCCATAATGCTGAAATAGAATAAATACAACTTATATTAAATAATTCTTTTTGAATCTTGCTATCACTTTCTCTAAATATAAATCTTATAACAAATAAAGAACCTATAAATATAATTAAGGAAAAAATAGATACAAAACGCCAATTAAATTTAATATACATTACCACATTGAATATTGCAGTTAAAGAAACAATAATCCTTAAAATATTAACAATATTAATGTACTTTTTACTAATCGATTTTCTCTCCAATGTAGGATCATAACCGCATATCCTACATTTGCTTTGGCTATTAACTGTAACTACTTGCCAACTTTCTCTTTTCATATCATAAATAAACACTTTATTTATTAGTTCATCGAGATAATCGTAAACAATTATTTTGAACGCAAACATAGCAATTCTTGAAGATACTATCGTAGTTAAAGGAGCAAATGATGGTCCAATACCTTTTTTAATTTTAATGTTCCTAAATCCTAAACACGCAGCACAAATAGTTTTGCCTGGTATATAGATTGGTCCAATTATACCCTTATACTCTAAAAAACCACCTGAAATATAAGGTATCTTATATTTTACACATACCTCATTCACCCATTCTGTAGCATTTTCTGGTGTATCAAAAGATTTAATTACCAATGTTTTATTTGCAATATATTTTTCTATATCTTGAACCGAAGATATTTTTTCTTTATAAATAATTAATTCAACCTGAGGATCAAGCTTTTTTATTTTTTCAGCTAATACTTCGACTTTATATTTTCCTATATCGTCGTAGCAATAAAACAATTGTCTATTCAAATTACTTTCTTCTACTACATCAAAATCTACAACAGTTATTTTTTTAATTCCCATTGCCACCAAATTCCACAAAACATGTGTACCAATTGCGCCAGCACCCAAGATTAATATATTTGCCTTATTTAATTTATCCATATACTTGCTAAAATCATTCGAAATAAGAGAAAAAAAACCTTCTTGCCTTGCATATTTTCCTAATATTTTAGGTCTATTACCACTTAATATAATTTTAAAATTTAACATCTTTTGTATTTCATAATCGCTTATATAACTTTTTAAATCACTAATTTTGAATGAATCTGTGGTAGTTAGAAAATTAATTAACTCTTTATTCTTTTCATTTTTCTTTAAAATTAACTTACTTTCATCAAGAGAATTCAAAACAAAATCATCATCAACCTCATATATGAGAATATAAGGATTTAAAAAATACCTAAACTCCTCTGGATTATTCATTATATTTTCCCCCAAAAAATTCCTTACTATTGTAGTAAATGAAAATAACAATTAACACAGCCAAAAATATATAATTAGCAAACAAAATATAGGAGGCATCAATTATAGTTATAACATATCTCCTCATTACCAAAACTGCTAATATCAAAATAGATATAGTAAATAATTTCGACAGTACAAAATAAAATAAGTATTCTAATCTAAGATTTTTACTTATCCTTTCTTCCAATAAACTTCGTATGTGATAATTTACGGTAGTTTTAATGTCTCCTTCTTCAAAAAGATTACTTAAAATATAATATCCATCAAATTCGATAAAAGGAATTAAATTAATTATTATCAATAGACAATTAATTATAGCAAAATACAATATATATAAGCTAGCACCTTGAAATATATGTTTAATATAGTGGAATATTATCAAAGCTATTGCCATCAGAATATTATTAGCCATAACTCCTGCAATAAACACATTTATTCTTTCATTTTTTTTATTTAAAAAGTTAATTCCAGTTATATCAGTATAAAATGTTGGTTGAAAATATAAAAGCATTATACCCATTGATACAACATTAACACCGTATGATTTTGCTACAAGTGCATGACTAAATTCATGAAAAAATCCATTGAGTAGCATTATTACTAAATAAAAACAAATAAAATTGGAAGTCAAATGTGCGTTTGACAAATACAATAATAGATCATTGAAATTATATGTTATAAATAGTATATTAAATATAAGAAAAGGTATTGAGGATAAATTTAAAAACTTTCTATAATAAATACCAAAATTACTCATCTTATTTAAAATTTTATTGGGATTTAAAATTCTAAATTTAATTTTAAAAATATTTGGTTTTAATTTATATCTTTTATTTTTGTTTTCTAACAATCCTAATTTTTCAGCATTCAATAAAAATTGATCCAACACTTCTTCTGGAATAAACTTTTTCAAATCCTCTTTAGAATTTTTACCATCGAGTAATTTTAACCATGTAGCTTCTTGTTTTCCAATTTTAAAATGCCTATTTGTTATTGGATCATAAACATGAAATATGTCTCTCCCAACATCAAAAAACTGTAGTTCCTCTTTAATTTTATAATATTCCACCGATTTATATCCTCCCTCGATTCAGCTATATATTGTACCCAGAAAAGTTCCAAATAGAACCTTTCTGGGTACGACCAACTTCAGCACCCTGCTGCTACCATAAAGCCTAATATAGCAAGACCAAATCCAATTCCCGTAGCTAAACCTGCGGAAAAATCTGAGACTGGTGCTTCTATTAAACTAATTTCTTGCATCAACATCATTTTTCACCACCTTTTAATTTAAAATGTTAAATCTGTTTGTCAGCACAAAACCAGCCAGCCTATAAAAACTGTTGCAGCTGTGCCAATTGCTACTCCACCCCAAAATTGGGCATCAGAAGGAGCATCTACTAATTTAATTTCTTCCATTAACATTAATAATTCACCTCCCTTATATCCCATTTTCAGGAATGCATTCCCTTTTATTACTATACTGCACATTTTTTTTGTCAAGACAATTTTTAAAATATTTTGTCAATTATGACAAGATTTTTCTGATACATACGCTACAGATGTGCTCCCTTTTACATGGCATCGCAAAAGCTGATTATTGCAATCCCATGAAACATATTAATTACACACAAAACAAGTACCGTTTTTCTTTTATATCCATTCTTTTATACCGGACAGAATTAATTCTCTTATAAGTCTTGTTGTTGGTATGTTTAATTTTTTTTGACCTGCTCTCAATCATTTTGAAAAGCCTATCTTCGACACTAAATGTTTACATGGCATCTAAAACTACCCTGCTACCAGAGGATTTCTTCACCGTATAGCTTAATTCTTTTTTGCTTACTATTTTCCTCAACAGTTCCGACTGGCTTATCTTCTTTTCCATTAAGTAACGATTTATCCGCTCTACATCGTAACTGCTAAATCGCACTGTAACCGTTCGGTAGCTCCGGTTTAAATTTTCCCGCTTCACCTTTAAATAAACTGCATTTTTCGTATTAAACTTATACTGACATGGGGTCATAACATCAGACAATTATGATTCCCCGCCGCAGCAATTTTCAGAGCCCTTTTCGCTACCGCCTGTCCTGCCACATCGGCAAAGTCCAGCTCTTCATCGGGTTTTTCCCGGACAATTTCGGTAATATCAAGAGGCTTTTCCGGTTTAAGCTCTTCTTCTCCCGATAAAAAGGCTACTATTTCTCTTAAGCTCTTTACCCCGTAAACCTCAACCCCGGAAACCAGCGCCCCTTCCATCCGGTTATTGTACGGTACCACCGCTTTAGGAACCTTTCCTCTTACCGCTAAAACCGAAGGTAGAACCCCATCTACCTCCCGCACCTGTCCTTCCAAAGAAAGCTCTCCTAAAAAGATGTAGGGTGACAGGTCAGCGTTTAGCTGTTCGCTGGCCGCTAAAATCCCGAGAGCTATCGGCAAATCAAAGTGGGAGCCTTCTTTTTTTAAGTCGGCCGGGGCAAGGTTAATGGTAATCCGGGCTATCGGAAAATCAAATCCCGAATTTTTTATCGCCGATTTTACCCGTTCCCGGGCTTCTTTGACGGCGGTATCGGGAAGACCCACTACCTCCATCCCCGGAAGCCCGCGGTTAATGTCTACCTCCACCTCTACTATTTCTCCATTAATGCCGTTTAAGGCAATCGTATGTACTTTAGAAAGCATTCAAATTCCCCTTTTGCCATTTTTGTTTCTTATTCGGCATATTTTCTAAAATTCCTCTAAAAAGAAAAAAGCCTGCTTGAAAAAGCAGGACAAGAAATTTTAATCTTAAACATGATTTTAAGTTTTAATTCAAAAAATTGGATAAAACTTTCCTTTTAATCTCATTGTATTTATCTACTTCCTCCTTGCTGTAGGCAATAAATTCATATTGTTTTATTTGTCCATAATACTTTTGCTCCTCGGACACAAATTTATCAAATAAAACATTGTTTACGCTGTATTTATCAATGCCACTATTATGGGATAGCAGATATAGGTCCTTATTTCTGTAAAAGGGGTTATATCTCACGTATCTGTTGTACGGCCATTTTTTTAGAAATAAGATATATTTATCCCCATTTTTCATAAAATTATATCCGTTGTAAATATAAAACGTCTTATATTTAAAGTTAAAAAAAGATGGTTCAAAAATATAGATAGTTTTGTCTTTTAAACTACGATCTCCTTTGTATACGGAAACCACTTTAAATGATGCCAGGCTGGCAGCGTGGAGGTAATTCCTTTCGGCTAAAGCTATTCCTTTAACTATAACTTCGGAATCGTTTACCAGGTCGGAAAAGGAAAGATTGCCTTCATTAATACCTCCTAAACTAATTATTTCATACTTTTCTAAATTATCCGGACTAATTTTATCAGTATCGACATAAGAAGCTCGGACTACACCGGCGGTAATTAACGCTATAACAACGGCTAAGGACATAATTAAAATAGAGCTTTTATTCATCTTTAATAACACTCCCTGCTGGATATACTTTTCCGGCTTCTACCCTGAACTTCTCATCGCAAAGTAAGTCGATGTCTTCTTTGATATGACTTGCGATGAGTATTGTCGCTCCCCTCTCTTTCTCCTCCAGCAAGATATTTCTAATAAGATTAACACCCTCTTCGTCGAGAGAGTTAGTAGGCTCATCCAGGACAAGAAGTTGAGGCTTTTCCATTATCGCCTGGGCTATCCCCAGCCGCTGCTTCATCCCCAGAGAGTATTTTTTATAAGGCCGTTTATCATCCGGATCAAATCCTACCCTTTTTATAGCAGTTCTAATATCTTCATCTTTAATGATATTTTTTATCGAGGCTAAAAATTTTAAATTTTGAAATCCCGTCCACTGATCCCAAAATCCCACGTTTTCTATTATCAAACCTAAGCTTTCGGGAAATGAAATATCCAAACCAATTTTCTTGCCAAATACTCTAACTTCACCACGAGTAGGTCTTATTAAACCGCAGATAGCTCTAAACAACATGGTTTTCCCGGAACCATTTCTGCCAAAAAAACCATATATTTTTCCCCTTTCAAGCTCAAGGGTTATATCATCCAATACCGTCCGCCCACCGATTATTTTAGTCAAATGTTGTATTTCTACCGCCTTCATCTTGATCCACCACCCCAATTTTAATATTTTAAATCTTATCGGTTATCTCCACTGTTTTTATAACTCTGATCCCTGCTAAAATTACCAAAACCAGATATACTCCTAATATAAGTAATGACCACCAGACGCTAAATCCTGATAATGCTGGCATATCTAAAAGTTTAAGATATTTTTGCAGAAAGCTGTCATCATGCCACGGTAGCACCGGTTGCAGTACAGGGTCGAGTTTTTTTAATAAATTTTGCAGTTGGCTGTTTAGTTTAACAAAGGCCGGAAGATGCAAAAAGGCATAGATAAGCAAAGTTAAGGCCAGAGACATTTCAGCGCCTATATACAAAGATAAGATGTTAGTCAGTAAAAC
Encoded here:
- a CDS encoding HesA/MoeB/ThiF family protein, which encodes MNNPEEFRYFLNPYILIYEVDDDFVLNSLDESKLILKKNEKNKELINFLTTTDSFKISDLKSYISDYEIQKMLNFKIILSGNRPKILGKYARQEGFFSLISNDFSKYMDKLNKANILILGAGAIGTHVLWNLVAMGIKKITVVDFDVVEESNLNRQLFYCYDDIGKYKVEVLAEKIKKLDPQVELIIYKEKISSVQDIEKYIANKTLVIKSFDTPENATEWVNEVCVKYKIPYISGGFLEYKGIIGPIYIPGKTICAACLGFRNIKIKKGIGPSFAPLTTIVSSRIAMFAFKIIVYDYLDELINKVFIYDMKRESWQVVTVNSQSKCRICGYDPTLERKSISKKYINIVNILRIIVSLTAIFNVVMYIKFNWRFVSIFSLIIFIGSLFVIRFIFRESDSKIQKELFNISCIYSISALWGYVLENININLNLNLNYFFDFLQTVSIFIIQLCISITILFIFLHMLMAIIKNIKILENRDVQN
- a CDS encoding ABC transporter ATP-binding protein, with the protein product MIEVYGLTKVFKNIRAVDNLSFIAEEGEIYGLLGENGAGKTTTLRMLATMLKPASGIAVINGKDLIKEPEEIRKEVGILFGGESGLYDRLTARENILYFAELHDMDKKEANKKIDILAQKFDMTEFIDRPAAKLSKGMKQKVSIVRSIIHDPKVMLFDEPTSGLDVGSVREVHDFIRFCKEEGKTIIFSSHSMSEVEKLCDKIGIIHKGKLIEEGTIEDLKKKYKTDNLEELFMELVGEKIEV
- a CDS encoding M50 family metallopeptidase encodes the protein MEYYKIKEELQFFDVGRDIFHVYDPITNRHFKIGKQEATWLKLLDGKNSKEDLKKFIPEEVLDQFLLNAEKLGLLENKNKRYKLKPNIFKIKFRILNPNKILNKMSNFGIYYRKFLNLSSIPFLIFNILFITYNFNDLLLYLSNAHLTSNFICFYLVIMLLNGFFHEFSHALVAKSYGVNVVSMGIMLLYFQPTFYTDITGINFLNKKNERINVFIAGVMANNILMAIALIIFHYIKHIFQGASLYILYFAIINCLLIIINLIPFIEFDGYYILSNLFEEGDIKTTVNYHIRSLLEERISKNLRLEYLFYFVLSKLFTISILILAVLVMRRYVITIIDASYILFANYIFLAVLIVIFIYYNSKEFFGGKYNE
- a CDS encoding magnesium chelatase domain-containing protein; amino-acid sequence: MLSKVHTIALNGINGEIVEVEVDINRGLPGMEVVGLPDTAVKEARERVKSAIKNSGFDFPIARITINLAPADLKKEGSHFDLPIALGILAASEQLNADLSPYIFLGELSLEGQVREVDGVLPSVLAVRGKVPKAVVPYNNRMEGALVSGVEVYGVKSLREIVAFLSGEEELKPEKPLDITEIVREKPDEELDFADVAGQAVAKRALKIAAAGNHNCLML
- a CDS encoding ABC transporter ATP-binding protein; this encodes MKAVEIQHLTKIIGGRTVLDDITLELERGKIYGFFGRNGSGKTMLFRAICGLIRPTRGEVRVFGKKIGLDISFPESLGLIIENVGFWDQWTGFQNLKFLASIKNIIKDEDIRTAIKRVGFDPDDKRPYKKYSLGMKQRLGIAQAIMEKPQLLVLDEPTNSLDEEGVNLIRNILLEEKERGATILIASHIKEDIDLLCDEKFRVEAGKVYPAGSVIKDE